One window of the ANME-2 cluster archaeon genome contains the following:
- a CDS encoding arsenate reductase ArsC — translation MNPAPIREVMTKVLFLCVGNSCRSQMAEGFARHYGSDILEAHSAGTMAASFVAPKSIEVMAEKGIDISHQSPKQLDPANLPDYDILISMGCGVQDTCPADNLKDFTDWGLDDPMGQPVEKYREVRDEIEKLVLGLLEKWEPGLK, via the coding sequence TTGAACCCTGCCCCCATACGAGAGGTCATGACAAAAGTACTCTTCCTGTGCGTGGGCAACTCCTGCCGCAGCCAGATGGCAGAAGGATTCGCACGCCATTATGGCTCAGATATCCTGGAAGCCCACAGTGCCGGCACCATGGCTGCATCTTTTGTAGCACCCAAATCAATAGAGGTCATGGCCGAGAAAGGAATCGATATCTCGCACCAGAGCCCAAAACAACTTGATCCGGCCAACCTGCCGGACTATGACATTCTCATATCCATGGGTTGCGGGGTCCAGGACACCTGCCCGGCCGATAACCTCAAGGACTTCACAGACTGGGGGCTGGATGACCCTATGGGACAGCCTGTTGAGAAGTACAGGGAAGTGAGGGATGAGATTGAAAAGCTGGTACTGGGATTGCTGGAAAAATGGGAGCCTGGCCTGAAATAA
- the tuf gene encoding translation elongation factor EF-1 subunit alpha, with protein MAAKPHLNLAVIGHIDHGKSTLVGRLMYDTGAVAPHVIEKYREEAKAKGKESFAFAWVMDSLKEERERGITIDIAHQRFDTDKYYFTVVDCPGHRDFVKNMITGASQADAAILVVSGKDSVQAQTKEHVFLSRTLGITQLVIAINKMDEVNYDEAKYNKAKEDVSVLLKMVGFKPADMHFIPTSAIKGDNIATHSENTKWYKGVTILEALNGLKEPEMPTTLPLRIPVQDAYTISGIGTVPVGRVETGIMKKGDSVTFSPSGATGEVKSIEMHHEEQPQAKPGDNIGWNVRGIGKNDVRRGDVCGPASKPPTVAEEFTAQIVVLQHPSAISIGYTPVFHCHTAQTACTLISIDKKLDPKTGEVKEVNPTFIKAGDAAIVTVKPTRPLVIENVKEIPQLGRFAIRDMGQTVAAGMVISIKARP; from the coding sequence ATGGCAGCGAAACCACATTTGAATCTGGCAGTCATCGGTCATATCGATCACGGGAAATCAACCCTTGTAGGCAGACTGATGTACGATACAGGCGCTGTAGCGCCACATGTCATTGAAAAGTATAGAGAAGAAGCCAAAGCAAAAGGTAAGGAATCCTTTGCTTTTGCATGGGTCATGGACTCCCTTAAAGAAGAGCGTGAAAGGGGTATCACCATTGATATCGCACATCAGCGATTTGATACTGATAAGTATTATTTTACCGTCGTGGATTGTCCCGGTCACCGTGACTTTGTCAAGAACATGATCACAGGTGCATCACAGGCAGATGCTGCGATTCTTGTGGTTTCCGGCAAGGACAGTGTACAGGCACAGACCAAAGAGCACGTGTTCCTGTCCAGGACACTGGGTATCACCCAGCTGGTCATTGCGATCAACAAGATGGATGAGGTCAACTACGATGAAGCAAAATACAACAAGGCAAAGGAAGATGTCAGCGTGCTTCTTAAGATGGTAGGATTCAAACCTGCCGATATGCACTTCATTCCAACATCTGCGATCAAGGGTGACAATATTGCAACCCACAGCGAGAATACCAAATGGTATAAAGGAGTAACAATCCTGGAAGCACTTAACGGGCTGAAGGAACCTGAGATGCCAACAACCCTGCCACTGCGTATCCCAGTGCAGGACGCTTATACTATCAGCGGTATCGGTACTGTACCGGTAGGTCGTGTCGAGACCGGTATTATGAAGAAAGGCGATTCTGTCACTTTTAGTCCAAGCGGTGCTACAGGTGAGGTCAAGTCCATTGAAATGCATCATGAAGAACAGCCCCAGGCCAAGCCCGGCGATAATATCGGCTGGAACGTGAGGGGTATTGGAAAGAATGATGTAAGAAGGGGCGATGTATGCGGACCCGCATCCAAACCACCTACCGTGGCTGAAGAGTTTACTGCACAGATCGTTGTATTGCAGCATCCGTCTGCCATTTCAATTGGCTACACACCTGTGTTCCACTGTCATACGGCACAGACTGCATGTACCTTGATATCAATTGACAAGAAACTGGACCCCAAGACCGGTGAAGTGAAGGAAGTGAACCCCACTTTCATCAAAGCTGGTGATGCAGCTATCGTGACCGTAAAGCCCACCAGGCCACTGGTCATTGAGAATGTGAAGGAAATTCCACAGTTGGGACGTTTCGCTATCCGTGATATGGGACAGACCGTTGCAGCTGGTATGGTCATTAGTATTAAGGCGAGGCCATAA
- a CDS encoding type II toxin-antitoxin system HicA family toxin translates to MPKLPIISGIEAIKAFSNAGWIPHRQVGSHVVLRKEGSKVTLSVPKHKELKPGLLRHLIKAAGLTVEEFEKLL, encoded by the coding sequence ATGCCAAAACTTCCAATAATTTCAGGAATAGAAGCTATTAAAGCATTTTCCAATGCGGGTTGGATTCCTCACCGACAAGTAGGGAGTCATGTTGTTCTAAGAAAAGAAGGATCCAAAGTTACGTTATCTGTCCCAAAACACAAGGAACTAAAGCCAGGTCTGTTGAGGCACTTAATTAAAGCTGCCGGGCTTACAGTTGAAGAATTTGAAAAATTGTTGTGA
- the rpsJ gene encoding 30S ribosomal protein S10, with amino-acid sequence MAQKARIRLTGTIPSTLDNVCEQVKSIAIKTGVNISGPIPMPTKKLMVPTLKSPDGEGTSTWDHWEMRVHKRLIDLDADERALRQLMRIQVPKDISIEIVLTN; translated from the coding sequence ATGGCACAAAAAGCAAGGATTCGATTAACCGGGACAATCCCGTCAACCCTGGATAATGTATGTGAACAGGTCAAAAGTATTGCAATAAAGACCGGTGTGAATATATCAGGTCCAATACCAATGCCTACGAAGAAACTGATGGTACCAACTCTGAAGAGTCCGGATGGAGAAGGTACTTCCACCTGGGACCACTGGGAGATGAGGGTACACAAGCGGCTTATTGATCTGGATGCAGACGAGCGGGCCTTGCGGCAACTCATGCGTATACAGGTTCCCAAGGATATCAGCATAGAGATAGTATTGACCAACTAG
- a CDS encoding DedA family protein, whose amino-acid sequence MLETIPLYASLFFTSFLASTIFPLGSEGLVVYLITQGHNFGIVVGTASIGNYLGACTTYLLGWVGREKYLEKYLRMKHSELERGEYIFEKYGPPILLFTWVPLVGDAIAAMGGIFKLNFAVFSIYVFIGKCMRYVAVAYLAGLI is encoded by the coding sequence ATGTTAGAAACCATTCCGCTTTACGCCAGTTTATTTTTCACCAGTTTCCTTGCTTCCACCATCTTTCCCCTTGGTTCAGAAGGGTTGGTAGTCTACCTTATCACGCAAGGCCACAACTTCGGGATCGTTGTTGGTACCGCTTCAATAGGAAATTATCTTGGTGCCTGCACCACGTATCTGCTGGGCTGGGTGGGGCGTGAAAAATATCTTGAAAAATACCTGCGAATGAAGCACAGTGAACTGGAACGAGGTGAATACATATTCGAAAAGTATGGCCCTCCAATATTATTGTTCACATGGGTACCGCTTGTCGGGGATGCCATAGCGGCAATGGGCGGTATCTTCAAGCTTAATTTTGCCGTCTTTTCAATATATGTATTCATAGGAAAATGTATGCGATATGTAGCTGTAGCATATCTGGCCGGATTGATATGA